A genomic region of Micromonospora sp. NBRC 110009 contains the following coding sequences:
- a CDS encoding endonuclease/exonuclease/phosphatase family protein, with translation MTEQMVDERAADDPAGRRGRRGSVVIVLAVLLAALLAGHRAVPNVHGLGSLVDSATPLLGLGVPLLALAAALRRSRWALVAVALPALLWLALYGGVWLPPAAGAGPASVRVASQNLRSGNPDPAATLDALVGAAPDLIGLQEVDDGDRVEAALGHRYPHRAAVSTVALWSRWPIRASHGVDTGLGWDRALRAVVAAPQGDLVVYVVHLGSARAGHTATRDETLAALAATVRADDAPRLVVLGDLNTATTDRVFVPLTRLLRDAQADAGQGFGFTWPADLPVTRPDHVLYRGLTPTAAGVLHTPDSDHRAVTAGFRW, from the coding sequence GTGACGGAGCAGATGGTCGATGAACGGGCCGCCGATGACCCGGCCGGCCGGCGGGGCCGGCGGGGATCGGTGGTCATCGTCCTCGCCGTGCTGCTCGCCGCGCTCCTCGCCGGCCACCGGGCGGTGCCCAACGTGCACGGCCTGGGCAGCCTGGTGGACAGCGCCACCCCGCTGCTCGGCCTCGGCGTACCCCTGCTCGCGCTTGCGGCGGCGCTGCGCCGCTCCAGGTGGGCGTTGGTCGCGGTGGCCCTCCCCGCGCTGCTCTGGCTCGCCCTCTACGGCGGCGTGTGGCTGCCGCCCGCGGCCGGCGCCGGCCCCGCCTCGGTCCGGGTGGCCAGCCAGAACCTGCGGTCCGGGAATCCCGACCCGGCCGCCACGCTCGACGCGCTCGTCGGTGCGGCCCCGGACCTGATCGGGCTCCAGGAGGTCGACGACGGCGACCGGGTGGAGGCGGCGCTCGGCCACCGCTATCCGCACCGGGCGGCGGTGTCGACGGTCGCGCTGTGGAGCCGGTGGCCGATCCGGGCGTCCCACGGCGTGGACACCGGCCTGGGCTGGGACCGGGCGCTCCGCGCGGTGGTGGCCGCCCCCCAGGGCGACCTGGTCGTCTACGTGGTGCACCTGGGCTCCGCCCGGGCCGGACACACCGCCACCCGGGACGAGACCCTCGCCGCGCTCGCCGCCACGGTCCGGGCCGACGACGCTCCCCGGCTGGTGGTGCTGGGCGACCTCAACACCGCCACCACCGACCGGGTCTTCGTCCCGCTCACCCGGCTGCTGCGCGACGCGCAGGCCGACGCCGGACAGGGGTTCGGCTTCACCTGGCCGGCGGACCTCCCGGTGACCCGCCCGGACCACGTCCTCTACCGGGGGCTCACCCCCACCGCGGCGGGGGTGCTGCACACCCCGGACAGCGACCATCGGGCGGTGACCGCCGGCTTCCGCTGGTGA